One Kitasatospora sp. NBC_01287 DNA window includes the following coding sequences:
- a CDS encoding sensor histidine kinase KdpD, whose protein sequence is MRLATRIAIWAAVLLPLLVLGTGALLLGLVTHDLRNEQDAKLADRAQAVLPDARALLTADLRGRTQVAENQHRKVLDAALDVGIRLDDASGAEVTSGGPLPPAAALPMPVGNGSGPVTVRSGGHSWRVLARQVNGAGPGTLWVAAPASAADPQVSAVRRRVILVALLAAPLSGLLAYGLARRATAPLSRLGRRAAALDPTAGAADFGHQRSGIGEVDELAAALESALARYDDQAARTAQALDTARSFSAAASHELRTPLMGLQTNLDVLSAHPDLPPIERAEILTDLRNDHRRLLDLLTALRTLARGDLVEQEAFGPLDLAEPVTAAADELRRRQRDLDLRIDLPSPAGTGGLRVYGWEAGLRIVCDNLLLNAALHGRPGRITVGAHRDGGAAVLTVDDEGPGIPQAQRAAVFDRFHRRPDSPGSGLGLTLVAQQVALHRGTVTVATGPGGRGCRFEVRLPLVSAEAPTLPLPARPDWIGAHASG, encoded by the coding sequence ATGAGGCTCGCCACCAGGATCGCGATCTGGGCCGCCGTCCTGCTGCCGCTGCTGGTGCTCGGCACCGGCGCACTGCTGCTCGGCCTGGTCACCCACGACCTGCGCAACGAGCAGGACGCCAAGCTGGCCGACCGCGCGCAGGCGGTGCTGCCCGACGCCCGCGCCCTGCTCACCGCCGATCTGCGGGGCCGCACCCAGGTCGCGGAGAACCAGCACCGCAAGGTGCTGGACGCCGCACTGGACGTCGGCATCCGGCTGGACGACGCGAGCGGGGCGGAGGTGACCTCGGGCGGCCCGCTACCCCCCGCGGCTGCGCTGCCGATGCCCGTCGGCAACGGTTCCGGCCCGGTGACGGTGCGCTCCGGCGGACACTCCTGGCGGGTGCTGGCCCGGCAGGTGAACGGGGCCGGCCCCGGCACGCTCTGGGTCGCCGCCCCGGCCTCGGCCGCCGATCCGCAGGTCAGCGCGGTGCGCCGGCGGGTGATCCTGGTCGCCCTGCTGGCCGCGCCGCTCTCCGGCCTGCTCGCCTACGGGCTGGCGCGCCGCGCCACCGCACCGCTCAGTCGGCTCGGTCGCCGGGCCGCCGCCCTGGACCCCACCGCCGGCGCGGCCGACTTCGGCCACCAGCGCAGTGGCATCGGCGAGGTGGACGAGCTGGCCGCCGCCCTGGAGAGCGCGCTGGCCCGCTACGACGACCAGGCCGCCCGCACCGCCCAGGCGCTGGACACCGCGCGCTCCTTCTCCGCCGCCGCCTCGCACGAGCTGCGCACCCCGCTGATGGGCCTGCAGACCAATCTCGACGTGCTCAGCGCCCACCCCGACCTGCCGCCGATCGAGCGGGCCGAGATCCTGACCGATCTGCGCAACGACCACCGCCGCCTGCTCGACCTGCTCACCGCGCTTCGCACGCTGGCCCGGGGCGACCTGGTGGAGCAGGAGGCGTTCGGCCCGCTCGACCTGGCCGAACCGGTCACCGCGGCGGCGGACGAGCTGCGCCGCCGGCAGCGGGACCTGGACCTGCGGATCGACCTCCCCTCACCGGCCGGCACCGGCGGGCTGCGGGTCTACGGCTGGGAGGCGGGGCTGCGGATCGTCTGTGACAACCTGCTGCTGAACGCCGCCCTGCACGGCCGACCCGGTCGGATCACGGTCGGGGCGCACCGGGACGGCGGCGCGGCGGTGCTGACGGTGGACGACGAGGGGCCCGGCATCCCGCAGGCCCAGCGCGCCGCCGTCTTCGACCGGTTCCACCGGCGGCCGGACAGCCCCGGCTCCGGACTCGGGCTGACGCTGGTCGCCCAGCAGGTGGCGCTGCACCGGGGCACCGTGACGGTGGCGACCGGGCCGGGCGGCCGCGGCTGCCGGTTCGAGGTGCGGCTGCCGCTGGTCTCCGCGGAGGCGCCGACGCTGCCGCTGCCTGCCCGGCCGGACTGGATCGGGGCGCACGCGAGCGGGTGA
- a CDS encoding cysteine dioxygenase family protein: MTTDLSPAPTPAPTPAATSALAAALAPAPAVETGATAAPLTPAALRALVTELAERPAEWIDKVRLSVEERWYERLSLTEDHEIWLISWLPGQSTGFHDHGGSRGAFTVALGELEELSIGGADGELHTRRLPTGAARAFGPEFLHDVRNTTTGPAVTIHAYSPPLNEMSRYELRASGLRLTAREGKEQW, encoded by the coding sequence ATGACCACAGACCTGAGCCCCGCCCCGACACCCGCCCCGACACCCGCAGCCACATCCGCACTCGCGGCCGCGCTCGCACCCGCGCCCGCGGTCGAGACCGGGGCAACCGCGGCCCCCCTCACGCCCGCGGCGCTGCGCGCGCTGGTCACCGAGCTGGCCGAGCGGCCGGCGGAGTGGATCGACAAGGTCCGCCTCTCGGTCGAGGAACGCTGGTACGAGCGGCTGAGCCTGACGGAGGATCACGAGATCTGGCTGATCAGCTGGCTGCCGGGCCAGTCGACCGGATTCCACGACCACGGCGGCTCCCGGGGCGCCTTCACGGTGGCCCTCGGGGAGTTGGAGGAGCTCTCGATCGGCGGGGCGGACGGCGAGCTGCACACCCGGCGGCTGCCGACCGGTGCGGCGCGGGCGTTCGGGCCCGAGTTCCTGCACGATGTGCGGAACACCACCACCGGCCCGGCGGTGACCATCCACGCGTACTCACCGCCGTTGAACGAGATGTCCCGGTACGAGCTGCGCGCCAGCGGCCTGCGGCTGACGGCACGCGAAGGAAAGGAGCAGTGGTGA
- a CDS encoding rhodanese-like domain-containing protein, protein MTTTIDDLVARARAGVHRPGAQEAYRAQQHDGALLIDIRPAAQRGIEGQIPDALVIERNVLEWRLDPTGSHRIPEATGYDLPIVLVCSEGYASSLAAASLRELGLHRATDLDGGFVGWAAAGLPTVPGPQPA, encoded by the coding sequence GTGACCACCACCATCGACGACCTGGTCGCACGGGCTCGCGCGGGCGTGCACCGCCCGGGCGCGCAGGAGGCCTACCGCGCGCAGCAGCACGACGGCGCGCTGCTGATCGACATCCGGCCGGCCGCCCAGCGCGGCATCGAGGGGCAGATCCCGGACGCACTGGTGATCGAGCGCAATGTCCTGGAGTGGCGCCTCGACCCGACCGGCAGCCACCGGATCCCCGAAGCCACCGGATACGACCTGCCGATCGTGCTGGTCTGCTCCGAGGGCTACGCCTCCAGCCTGGCCGCCGCCTCGCTGCGCGAGCTGGGGCTGCACCGGGCGACCGACCTGGACGGCGGCTTCGTCGGCTGGGCCGCCGCCGGCCTGCCGACCGTCCCGGGACCGCAGCCCGCCTGA
- a CDS encoding ABC transporter ATP-binding protein translates to MIRFDGAGKRHPDGTIAVEGLDLTVPEGRTTVLVGPSGCGKTTILRMVNRMIEPTSGRVLLDGTDVAQLEAAKLRRGIGYVIQQAGLFPHRKVLDNIATVPYLLGWDRKRARARAMELLELVGLAPETAKRYPFQLSGGQQQRVGVARALAADPPLLLMDEPFSAVDPVVRAGLQEELLRLQGELNKTVLFVTHDIEEAVRLGDQIVVLREHGRIGQVADPATLLSAPADEQVAAFLGRDRGLRGLALRPAAGIALLPPAGPYEGWTLTVDEQGRPSGWQRSESGETIRHVAVFHPGADTLRTALDSAVLSPARAAVAVDADGRVLGLAPRAAVLDALDAAGPQAAALATTATTSTTAATGTAASPATALTKTTATAEAAESAGIPADQAAGSGAGHGR, encoded by the coding sequence GTGATCAGATTCGACGGCGCCGGCAAGCGCCATCCGGACGGCACCATCGCCGTCGAGGGCCTCGACCTCACCGTGCCCGAGGGCCGGACCACTGTGCTGGTCGGGCCGTCCGGCTGCGGCAAGACGACCATCCTGCGGATGGTCAACCGGATGATCGAGCCGACCTCGGGCCGGGTCCTGCTGGACGGCACCGATGTCGCCCAGCTGGAGGCCGCCAAGCTGCGCCGCGGCATCGGCTACGTGATCCAGCAGGCCGGGCTCTTCCCGCACCGCAAGGTGCTGGACAACATCGCCACCGTGCCGTACCTGCTCGGCTGGGACCGCAAGCGGGCCCGGGCCCGGGCGATGGAGCTGCTCGAACTGGTCGGGCTCGCGCCGGAGACGGCCAAGCGCTACCCGTTCCAGCTCTCCGGCGGGCAGCAGCAGCGGGTGGGGGTGGCCCGGGCACTGGCCGCCGATCCGCCGCTGCTGCTGATGGACGAGCCGTTCAGCGCGGTCGACCCGGTGGTCCGGGCGGGCCTGCAGGAGGAACTGCTGCGCCTGCAGGGCGAGCTGAACAAGACCGTGCTCTTCGTCACCCACGACATCGAGGAGGCGGTGCGGCTCGGCGACCAGATCGTGGTGCTGCGCGAGCACGGCCGGATCGGCCAGGTCGCCGATCCCGCCACGCTGCTCAGCGCCCCGGCCGACGAGCAGGTGGCCGCCTTCCTCGGCCGCGACCGCGGCCTGCGCGGGCTCGCGCTGCGCCCGGCGGCGGGCATCGCGCTGCTGCCGCCCGCCGGTCCCTACGAGGGCTGGACGCTGACCGTGGACGAACAGGGCCGGCCGAGCGGCTGGCAGCGGTCCGAGAGCGGCGAAACGATCCGCCACGTCGCCGTCTTCCACCCGGGCGCGGACACCCTGCGCACCGCCCTGGACAGCGCCGTCCTCTCCCCCGCCCGCGCGGCGGTGGCGGTGGACGCGGACGGCCGGGTGCTCGGGCTGGCGCCCCGCGCGGCGGTGCTCGACGCACTCGACGCGGCGGGCCCGCAGGCCGCCGCCCTGGCGACCACCGCGACCACCAGCACCACCGCGGCTACCGGCACCGCCGCGAGCCCGGCGACCGCGCTCACGAAGACCACCGCGACCGCGGAAGCCGCCGAGAGCGCCGGCATACCCGCCGACCAGGCCGCCGGCAGTGGAGCGGGCCATGGACGGTGA
- a CDS encoding ABC transporter permease: protein MDGEPLVRWPWIGDHLGYLWGLLLDHAVISLVPVLIGLALALPLGLLCTRFPRLYQPLAAVFNVVYALPSLAVFVVLIPYTGLATQATVMIPLTCYALAVLLPTTVDGLRAVPEPVRQAATALGYGPWRRLAAVELPSAVPYLMAGLRVAAVSSISLASVGALVGRGGLGYLFIDGFQRTFPTPIVAGIVLVAVLALATDAVLLLARRLLAPWAVRESAVGR, encoded by the coding sequence ATGGACGGTGAACCCCTGGTCCGCTGGCCCTGGATCGGCGACCACCTCGGCTACCTCTGGGGCCTGCTGCTCGACCACGCGGTGATCTCGCTGGTGCCGGTCCTGATCGGGCTGGCCCTGGCGCTGCCGCTCGGCCTGCTCTGCACCCGCTTCCCGCGCCTCTACCAACCCCTGGCCGCGGTCTTCAACGTGGTCTACGCACTGCCCTCACTCGCGGTCTTCGTGGTGCTGATCCCGTACACCGGACTGGCCACCCAGGCGACTGTGATGATCCCGCTGACCTGCTACGCGCTCGCCGTGCTGCTGCCGACCACGGTGGACGGGCTGCGCGCGGTGCCCGAGCCGGTCCGGCAGGCGGCCACCGCGCTCGGCTACGGTCCCTGGCGACGGCTGGCGGCGGTCGAACTGCCCTCCGCGGTGCCCTACCTGATGGCGGGTCTGCGGGTGGCCGCGGTCTCCAGCATCTCGCTGGCCAGCGTCGGCGCGCTGGTCGGACGCGGCGGCCTGGGCTACCTCTTCATCGACGGCTTCCAGCGCACCTTCCCGACGCCGATCGTGGCGGGCATCGTGCTGGTGGCCGTCCTCGCGCTGGCCACCGACGCGGTGCTGCTGCTGGCCCGGCGCCTGCTGGCGCCGTGGGCGGTCCGGGAATCGGCGGTGGGACGATGA
- a CDS encoding ABC transporter permease → MNWFSWLSTFFTDPDRLHGPDSIGNRVSEHLILTGEALGLAILLAVPLGLLLGYTGRAAGLVTALTGAARALPTLGLVTLAVLVAGVGDTAVLVPLVALAAPVLLVAACEGVRGTDPDLRDAARGIGLTHPQVLWQVCVPWALPALLAGLRTAAVQVIATATVAAYVGLGGLGRYVVDGLATKDFPQTLGGALLVVLLAVATQLIFAALNRFALPAGLRRR, encoded by the coding sequence ATGAACTGGTTCAGCTGGCTGTCGACGTTCTTCACCGATCCGGACCGGCTGCACGGCCCGGACTCGATCGGCAACCGGGTCAGCGAGCACCTGATCCTCACCGGCGAGGCGCTCGGCCTCGCGATCCTGCTCGCGGTGCCGCTGGGCCTGCTGCTCGGCTACACCGGCCGGGCCGCCGGGCTGGTGACCGCGCTCACCGGCGCGGCCCGGGCACTGCCCACCCTGGGCCTGGTCACCCTCGCGGTGCTGGTCGCCGGGGTCGGCGACACCGCCGTGCTGGTGCCGCTGGTGGCGCTGGCCGCCCCGGTGCTGCTGGTCGCCGCCTGCGAGGGGGTGCGCGGTACCGACCCCGACCTGCGCGACGCCGCTCGGGGCATCGGCCTGACGCATCCCCAGGTGCTCTGGCAGGTCTGCGTGCCGTGGGCGCTGCCCGCGCTGCTGGCGGGCCTGCGCACCGCCGCCGTCCAGGTGATCGCGACCGCCACCGTCGCCGCCTACGTGGGCCTGGGCGGCCTGGGCCGCTACGTGGTCGACGGGCTGGCCACCAAGGACTTCCCGCAGACCCTCGGCGGCGCGCTCCTGGTGGTGCTGCTCGCGGTGGCCACCCAGTTGATCTTCGCGGCGCTGAACCGCTTCGCGCTGCCCGCCGGGCTGCGCCGGCGCTGA
- a CDS encoding ABC transporter substrate-binding protein — protein sequence MRSRSRAFSSAVLLSAVALAASACSSSSSSDPLGGSSKAASGNSTVVIGSANYPENVLLASIYSQALQAKGVKVTEKFNIGSREVLYGQIKDGNLTVLPEYNGALLAYLDSKSTAATESDVNAALTKELPSSLGILDSAAAEDKDSLTVSQDTASKYNLKTIADLAPQAADFTVGGMPEFKSRREQQFKDVYGLTFKDWKPTADTTANAIKDGTVQVGDVFTTDPKLLQLGLVSLADPKDLFGAQNVTPLVYKAGVDSTASAALNAVSAKLDTAGLVTLMKKVSIDKDDPQAVAKDWVKANGLG from the coding sequence ATGCGTTCGCGTTCGCGCGCCTTCAGCTCCGCCGTCCTGCTCAGCGCCGTCGCACTGGCGGCCAGCGCCTGCTCCAGCTCCTCGTCGAGTGATCCGCTGGGCGGGAGTTCAAAAGCCGCGAGCGGCAACTCGACCGTGGTGATCGGGTCGGCGAACTACCCGGAGAACGTGCTGCTCGCCTCGATCTACTCGCAGGCGCTGCAGGCCAAGGGCGTCAAGGTGACCGAGAAGTTCAACATCGGCAGCCGCGAGGTGCTCTACGGGCAGATCAAGGACGGCAACCTCACGGTGCTGCCGGAGTACAACGGCGCCCTGCTCGCCTACCTGGACAGCAAGTCGACCGCGGCCACCGAGTCCGACGTGAACGCCGCGCTGACCAAGGAACTGCCCAGCAGCCTGGGCATCCTGGACTCGGCCGCGGCCGAGGACAAGGACTCGCTGACCGTCAGCCAGGACACCGCGTCCAAGTACAACCTGAAGACCATCGCAGACCTGGCCCCGCAGGCCGCCGACTTCACCGTGGGCGGCATGCCGGAGTTCAAGTCGCGCCGTGAGCAGCAGTTCAAGGACGTCTACGGGCTGACCTTCAAGGACTGGAAGCCCACCGCGGACACCACCGCGAACGCGATCAAGGACGGCACCGTCCAGGTCGGCGACGTCTTCACCACCGACCCGAAGCTGCTGCAGCTGGGCCTGGTCTCGCTGGCCGACCCGAAGGACCTGTTCGGCGCGCAGAACGTGACGCCGCTGGTCTACAAGGCCGGGGTGGACTCCACCGCGAGTGCGGCGCTCAACGCCGTCTCGGCGAAGCTGGACACGGCCGGGCTGGTGACCCTGATGAAGAAGGTGTCGATCGACAAGGACGACCCGCAGGCGGTGGCCAAGGACTGGGTCAAGGCCAACGGCCTCGGCTGA
- a CDS encoding transglycosylase SLT domain-containing protein: MRNALMTTVRRRSSVVLASAGLAATVAASAVAFALPSDAATTAAPAQAGHATGAPAGAHGDVLAFSAAKPATVSIEDASHVTPNTAQGGGHAAAFAPFGTGVGAKAQAEPAPQPQQAPQQAPVPAPAPAPAEQPQPAPAPAPQPQPAPPKPAAPVATDTSPSGIRALAQSMVPAGQWASFANIVNHESSWNFKATNPSSGSYGLGQALPASKMASAGSDWRTNPVTQIKWTLNYMNERYGSPNAAWSFWQTHHWY, from the coding sequence ATGCGCAACGCCCTGATGACCACCGTCCGCCGACGATCCTCCGTGGTCCTCGCCTCGGCCGGCCTGGCCGCCACCGTTGCCGCCTCCGCCGTGGCCTTCGCGCTGCCGTCCGACGCCGCAACCACCGCCGCCCCGGCCCAGGCGGGCCACGCCACCGGGGCCCCGGCCGGCGCGCACGGTGACGTGCTCGCCTTCAGTGCCGCCAAGCCCGCCACCGTCTCGATCGAGGACGCGAGCCATGTGACGCCGAACACCGCGCAGGGCGGCGGTCACGCCGCGGCCTTCGCGCCCTTCGGTACCGGGGTCGGTGCCAAGGCGCAGGCGGAGCCCGCGCCCCAGCCGCAGCAGGCGCCGCAGCAGGCTCCCGTGCCCGCGCCCGCTCCCGCTCCCGCCGAGCAGCCGCAGCCCGCGCCTGCCCCCGCTCCGCAGCCGCAGCCGGCGCCGCCGAAGCCGGCCGCCCCGGTGGCCACCGACACCAGCCCCAGCGGCATCCGCGCGTTGGCGCAGAGCATGGTGCCCGCCGGTCAGTGGGCCTCCTTCGCCAACATCGTCAACCACGAGAGCAGCTGGAACTTCAAGGCCACCAACCCCTCCTCCGGCTCCTACGGCCTGGGCCAGGCGCTTCCCGCGAGCAAGATGGCCTCGGCCGGCTCGGACTGGCGCACCAACCCGGTGACCCAGATCAAGTGGACGCTGAACTACATGAACGAGCGGTACGGCAGCCCGAACGCGGCCTGGTCCTTCTGGCAGACCCACCACTGGTACTGA
- a CDS encoding bifunctional 2-polyprenyl-6-hydroxyphenol methylase/3-demethylubiquinol 3-O-methyltransferase UbiG — MTKSLAPEVLAYYDRGQEAGRLLRGKNQLELWRTQDVLRRLLAAAAPDGRALRVLDVGGGAGVHAEWLAADGHQVELLDPVPLHVEQASQLPGVTATLGDARELPAADASVDVALLLGPLYHLPERADRLRSLTEARRVVRPGGLVVAATINRFAGLYDTMRSGAYFEPANRAATDACVATGELRPATDQNLFTTAYFHLADEVPAEFTEAGLIVHGQYGLEGAAWLLGIEERLDDPAQRAVVLDALRRAESEPSLLGISGHLLTVGSH, encoded by the coding sequence ATGACGAAGTCGCTCGCCCCGGAAGTCCTCGCCTACTACGACCGCGGCCAGGAGGCCGGCCGCCTGCTGCGCGGCAAGAACCAGCTGGAACTGTGGCGCACCCAGGACGTGCTGCGCCGACTGCTCGCCGCGGCCGCGCCGGACGGCCGGGCGCTGCGGGTGCTGGATGTGGGCGGCGGCGCGGGCGTCCACGCCGAGTGGCTGGCAGCCGACGGACATCAGGTGGAACTGCTCGACCCGGTCCCGCTGCACGTCGAGCAGGCAAGCCAACTGCCCGGCGTTACCGCTACGCTCGGTGACGCACGCGAGCTGCCCGCCGCCGACGCGTCGGTGGACGTGGCGCTGCTGCTCGGCCCGCTCTACCACCTGCCCGAGCGCGCCGACCGGCTGCGCTCGCTGACCGAGGCCCGCCGGGTGGTGCGGCCCGGCGGCCTCGTGGTGGCCGCCACCATCAACCGGTTCGCCGGGCTCTACGACACGATGCGCAGCGGCGCGTACTTCGAGCCGGCCAACCGGGCGGCCACCGATGCCTGCGTGGCCACCGGCGAACTGCGTCCCGCCACCGACCAGAACCTCTTCACCACCGCCTACTTCCACCTGGCCGACGAGGTCCCGGCGGAGTTCACCGAGGCCGGGCTGATCGTGCACGGACAGTACGGCTTGGAGGGTGCGGCCTGGCTGCTGGGGATCGAGGAGCGGCTCGACGACCCGGCGCAGCGGGCGGTGGTGCTGGACGCGCTGCGCCGGGCCGAGTCGGAGCCCTCACTGCTCGGCATCAGCGGGCATCTGCTCACGGTGGGTAGTCACTGA
- a CDS encoding glycosyl hydrolase family 18 protein has product MRLHRSVQAVLTAGATLAASAGMVIGATTAAQAAAPTPLPAHVFAPYFEAYNGDNPATLASQSGNKYLSMAFIQAATKGSCTAYWNGDTSSPVAAATFGSQISSIQAGGGDVVPSFGGYAADDGGTEIADSCTDVNQIAAQYENVITTYNVSRIDLDTEDNSLTNTAGIDRRNKAIKLVEDWATANGRNVQFSYTLPTTTSGLAASGLAVLKNAVTNNARIDVVNIMTFDYYDGATHEMATDAENAASGLYGQLAKLYPTKTAAQLWGSIGITLMPGIDDYGAAETTTVADAGAVQNWATTKGVNTLSFWALQRDNGGCLGTAGSDTCSGISQGTWDFSHALEPFTSGGGVVTNDFSLSASPASGSVLPGASTSATVSTAVTSGSAQSVALSVSGAPAGVTASLSPTSVTAGGSSTLTISTTAAVAPGSYPLTITGTAASGSHTATYTLTVNGTTTNDFSLSVSPASGSVTAGAGATAAVSTAVTSGSAQSVALSVSGAPAGVTASLSPTSVTAGAGSTLTISTTAAVAPGSYPLTITGTAASGSHTATYTLTVNGSSGGSGLANGGFETGSLSPWTCQTGGAVVSTPAHSGSHALQVTPTAAQTGECDQAVTLLPNHAYTLTGWVQGNYAYIGVSGGATGSTWANSSSWTQLTVPFTTDATGKATVYVHGWYGQGNVLADDFAIN; this is encoded by the coding sequence ATGCGACTTCACAGATCCGTCCAGGCCGTGCTGACCGCCGGCGCCACGCTGGCCGCCTCGGCCGGCATGGTGATCGGCGCGACCACCGCCGCCCAGGCCGCCGCGCCCACGCCGCTGCCCGCCCACGTCTTCGCCCCGTACTTCGAGGCCTACAACGGCGACAACCCGGCCACCCTGGCCTCCCAGTCGGGCAACAAGTACCTGTCGATGGCCTTCATCCAGGCCGCCACCAAGGGCTCGTGCACCGCCTACTGGAACGGCGACACGAGCAGCCCGGTCGCGGCCGCGACCTTCGGCAGCCAGATCAGCTCGATCCAGGCCGGCGGCGGCGACGTCGTCCCGTCCTTCGGCGGCTACGCCGCCGACGACGGCGGCACCGAGATCGCCGACAGCTGCACCGACGTTAACCAGATCGCGGCGCAGTACGAGAACGTGATCACCACGTACAACGTCAGCCGGATCGACCTCGACACCGAGGACAACTCGCTGACCAACACGGCCGGCATCGACCGCCGCAACAAGGCGATCAAGCTGGTCGAGGACTGGGCGACGGCGAACGGGCGCAACGTCCAGTTCTCCTACACGCTGCCGACCACCACCAGCGGGCTGGCCGCCAGCGGCCTGGCCGTGCTGAAGAACGCGGTCACCAACAACGCCCGGATCGACGTCGTCAACATCATGACGTTCGACTACTACGACGGTGCCACCCACGAGATGGCCACCGACGCGGAGAACGCCGCCAGCGGCCTCTACGGCCAGCTGGCCAAGCTCTACCCGACGAAGACGGCCGCCCAGCTCTGGGGGTCGATCGGGATCACCCTGATGCCCGGCATCGACGACTACGGCGCGGCCGAGACCACCACGGTCGCCGACGCCGGCGCGGTGCAGAACTGGGCCACCACCAAGGGCGTCAACACCCTCTCGTTCTGGGCCCTGCAGCGCGACAACGGCGGCTGCCTCGGGACCGCCGGCTCCGACACCTGCTCCGGCATCAGCCAGGGCACCTGGGACTTCAGCCACGCCCTGGAGCCCTTCACCTCCGGCGGCGGCGTGGTCACCAACGACTTCTCGCTGAGCGCCTCCCCCGCGAGCGGCTCGGTGCTGCCCGGTGCCTCGACCAGCGCCACGGTCAGCACCGCCGTCACCTCCGGCAGCGCGCAGAGCGTCGCGCTCTCCGTCTCCGGCGCCCCGGCCGGCGTCACCGCCTCGCTCAGCCCGACCAGCGTGACGGCCGGCGGCAGCAGCACCCTCACCATCAGCACCACCGCGGCCGTCGCGCCCGGCAGCTACCCGCTGACCATCACCGGCACCGCCGCCTCCGGCAGCCACACTGCCACCTACACCCTGACCGTCAACGGGACCACCACCAACGACTTCTCGCTGAGCGTCAGCCCGGCGAGCGGCTCGGTCACCGCCGGCGCGGGCGCCACCGCCGCGGTCAGCACCGCCGTCACCTCCGGCAGCGCGCAGAGCGTCGCGCTCTCCGTCTCCGGCGCCCCGGCCGGCGTCACCGCCTCGCTCAGCCCGACCAGCGTGACGGCCGGCGCCGGCAGCACCCTCACCATCAGCACCACCGCGGCCGTCGCGCCCGGCAGCTACCCGCTGACCATCACCGGCACCGCCGCCTCCGGCAGCCACACCGCCACCTACACCCTGACCGTCAACGGCTCCAGCGGTGGCAGCGGCCTGGCCAACGGTGGCTTCGAGACCGGCAGCCTGAGCCCGTGGACCTGCCAGACCGGCGGCGCCGTGGTCAGCACCCCGGCGCACTCCGGCAGCCACGCGCTGCAGGTGACGCCCACCGCCGCGCAGACCGGTGAGTGCGACCAGGCCGTCACCCTGCTGCCCAACCACGCCTACACGCTGACGGGTTGGGTCCAGGGCAACTACGCCTACATCGGCGTCAGCGGCGGCGCCACCGGCTCCACCTGGGCCAACTCCAGCAGCTGGACCCAGCTGACCGTGCCGTTCACCACGGACGCGACCGGCAAGGCCACCGTCTACGTGCACGGCTGGTACGGCCAGGGCAACGTCCTCGCGGACGACTTCGCGATCAACTAG
- a CDS encoding MBL fold metallo-hydrolase: MLSVAPGVTHVATSKTSNAFVVEGDAGLILVDGGLAKGVGALLKAIEELGRRPADVTGIVITHAHPDHVQAVPELRARTGARVLIHRADAAWLPAGRVPAGCRSGVLARGLDNLPLGRWTPFEADEVLEDGDLVEGSGGLRVVHTPGHTPGHIVLLHEPAGAALVGDALFRGSKLGLGPAMFSFDPAARAGALSRIPADVRAVGFGHGDPLTGAEVDLFRAFLDQQR; the protein is encoded by the coding sequence ATGCTGTCCGTCGCACCCGGCGTGACCCACGTCGCCACCTCCAAGACCAGCAACGCCTTCGTGGTCGAAGGCGACGCGGGCCTGATCCTGGTCGACGGGGGCCTGGCCAAGGGGGTCGGCGCGCTGCTGAAGGCGATCGAGGAGCTGGGCCGCAGGCCCGCCGACGTCACCGGCATCGTCATCACCCACGCCCACCCCGACCACGTGCAGGCGGTCCCCGAGCTGCGGGCGCGCACCGGTGCCAGGGTGCTCATCCACCGTGCCGACGCCGCCTGGCTGCCGGCCGGCCGGGTGCCGGCCGGGTGCCGCTCCGGCGTGCTGGCCCGCGGGCTCGACAACCTGCCGCTCGGCCGGTGGACGCCGTTCGAGGCCGACGAGGTCCTGGAGGACGGCGACCTGGTCGAGGGCTCCGGCGGGCTGCGGGTCGTCCACACCCCCGGCCACACGCCGGGCCACATCGTCCTGCTGCACGAGCCCGCCGGCGCCGCGCTGGTCGGCGACGCCCTGTTCCGCGGCAGCAAGCTCGGGCTGGGGCCGGCGATGTTCTCCTTCGACCCCGCCGCCCGGGCGGGGGCCCTGAGTCGGATCCCCGCCGATGTCAGGGCCGTCGGCTTCGGCCACGGTGACCCGCTCACGGGCGCCGAGGTGGACCTCTTCCGCGCCTTCCTCGACCAGCAGCGTTGA